The nucleotide sequence CCACCATTTCCTATGAAATGGATTTTGAGTCTCTACCAGCTTTGGGAGGTAATAGCGCTCCTTGGTATGGTGCTCATACAGCGGACGCCATGCTAATGCTCTATGAAGATTACCTTGGTGGTGGATTGCAAGGTGAGAGTTCAATAAAAAATGCAGTTAAATTTAACCCACCAAGTTTCTACATTTGCCCTAGTAACCCGAAAGAAAGTTACTGGTCAGGGAGATATGGTTCCTATGGTTTATTTGCGGGTTCATCAAATGACATAAAAATGAGTATGGCCGATGCGCAAACAGGCTTTTCTAGCATGGCAAATGCAAGTGTTAATGGCCCCTGGGGGACTAGTCCCGCCATGTGGGCGGATATGTCCTTCATCGGTGATTCATCACCCTACGGGACAACAGCAGATACCAATCATGCAAAAGGAGGTGTTCCAAACGGTTCCAATGTGAGTCATTTAGATGGTTCGGTATCTTGGTACCGCTACTATGGAGCAGATGTACCCACAGAAAAAAGTTTAGCAAAAAGTCCTATTAATGGGCAAGTCTTACAACCCATAACTAGTTTTTTCTTTTATAATGATGGGACAGGGAATATTAACACAAGCATTCGCGCAGGAGGCACGTTAGTTACTGGGCGAAGTATGTTTGACTACGGAAGTTTATAATAAATAAAGGAAAATAATGAAGGCTTATCAATATACAGTCATGATCATCTTGTGTCTTTTTTCGACACAAGTTATGGCAACACCAACTGAAAATTACGGTTTTAATGCCTTGCCAGCTGATGGCAACATCAAGATTGATGGTAAATCCGATGATTGGGATCTATCACAATCAATATTCATCTGTAACGATGTACATTTATATGCCGAAACCTATGCCATGCGCTTTGCTGCCCAATACGATAACAAGTATCTGTATCTTCTTGGCTACTGGTACGATAAAACGCCGCTGAATAACCCGGGGCAGGTGAGCGCTGACCATGGTTGGCTAGGTGATTCTCTTCAGGTACGCATTATGACAGGTGAACGAAAAACAGCCAAGGTTACCCATGTAACCGCATGGCGTGGCGTTGGGGGTGGTGATATCGTTACCTTTCAATACGGTGATATGGCTGTAAAAGGTAAGAAGGTCGTAATAAAAAATGCCAAACTCAATGGTGTATTGCAGGCTTTCGGCGTGCGTAAGGATGGTAGTGGCTATGTACAAGAGTTGACGATTCCTTGGGAGCTCATCACTAAGGACAAGAAAGCTTTGGTCAAGGGTGATAGACTCAAATTGGCAGCAGAGGCCAATTTTACGCTTGATAACGGAACTCGTCTAACAATTAAGGGTAACTGGAACCCAGACGGGCCAATCGATCGTATCTTTACCTACAGGAGCCTTGCACCTTGGGGTTATGCTACACTAGCTGATAAAGCAGCTGCTAAGCCTTTGGACGTTCGCTTGGGTGACGGTAGAACTTTTCCAACGATTATGAACGGTAAAGAGCCCAGTATTGATTGGACAGGATTAAAAGAAGAAGTGAAGAGCGACGGTTTTAAAAATGTTACCGTAAATGCTCCTGCAGATGGATATGTTTCAACAGTCATCAAAGATAAAGACGGTAAAATTGTTCGTCATTTGGCCAATAATCAAAAAGTGAAAAAGGGTGAGAATGTTCTTAGCTGGGATGTTTTGTCGACACCAAATTTTGAGACATTGGGCATGCCAATTAAACCGGGGACATATAGCGTCCATAGCTTATGGCACCCAGAGTATGAAATTATGTGGCGTGGTTGGGCAGGTTCATCTGCGCAAACGCCATGGGAAAATGGCCCAAAAACCAACTGGGGCGGAGACCACGGCTCGCCAACAGCTATAGCCACAGGTGATAAAGGCGTTTTTCTCGGTTGGTTCAAATCTGAATCGGGCAGGGCCTTGGTGGCAACAGATTTTGATGGCAAGGTGATGTGGCGCAAAAAATTTGGCGGTATGAGTTCCGTCAAAGGCTTGGCGACTGCTGGTGATATTGTTTTTGTTTTAGGTGGTCCTTCTAGAGGGAAAAGTGCCAATGGTGCTGCCGTTTATAAAATGGATCAGTCGACAGGGCTTTACAAAGAATGGGCAGGCTCACCCGCTGCAGAATTGGCCATAGATAAACTTAGTGATGACCCTCAGCTTCAGGAGGCAACCGCCATTGCAGCTTTTGCAGATCGTTTTTATCTAAGTTTTAGTCAGGCAAATAAAGTACGAGCCTACGACAGTAAATCAGGTAAACAGCTTGCGGAATATGATGTGCCGAAGCCTGCCCAGATCAGTTGTGACCCACAGGGTAATCTATACGTTCTAAGTGGTGGCGATTATACCCTTGATCCCAATGGCTACAATGGCATTCATGAACCAGCGATCGTAGAAAGTCAGTCAATTTATAAGCTAGATACAACAACAAAAAAAGCGACAAAACTTACCTTTGCTGGGCTTAAAAATGCTTGTGGTATTTATGTGGATAAAACAGGTGACGTATACGTAGGCATACGTGAACCCGTTAATCAGGTCTATGTCTACAATGCGAAGGGAAATATCCTCAAAAAAATCGGTCAACAAGGTGGTCGTCCTCTAACGGGGCCTTGGAATCAAAATGGAATGCGCTTTGTGTCAGGTGTAGCTATTGACAAAAACAATCAGCTATGGGTTTGTGAAGCCGACAATCACCCCCTTCGTTTCAGTCGCTGGGATGTCAAGACTGGGGCGTTCTCAAAAGAATTCTTTGGCCCTACAAATTACGGAGCTAGAGGTGCAGCCATTAACCCAGAAGATCCTAACAAGATGATGGGTATTAGTGCAGAGTGGGAACTTGACCCTAAAACACAGACCTTTAAATGTCTCGGGGTGATTACCCGCAAACCTACGGCTAACTCGGTTGCTCTTAAGGCATCCAATGGTCGCGTCTACTTTATTTCAACAACAGAATGGCGTTCAGGCGATATTGATATCTTTGAACGACTCGGCGATGGTGACTTTGTCAAACGTGCCAGCTTTACTTACGAAGGAAAACGACTCTTTGGACAGAAGAAAAAAATAGATGCCTCAGTTCCTCAGAAAACCCACTACTGGGCAGACCAAAATGGCGATGGCAAAGAGCAAGCAAATGAAGTAACGACGGTTGATTGTATCTTACACTTTAACCCTTGGAACCTTCATGTGTGGAATGACTTCACTTTCTACTCAGCAGAAAAAGCCTTTCCTCTTAAGGGCTTCACAAAGTGTAATGCGCCAATCTTTGATATTAAGAACCCTGAGATTATGCCGGTTGCAGGTGTGGGATCACTCAATAGTGATGTGATGCTGTCTTACAGTCGTAAGGACTGGGGTAAATATAATTCCTGGTATACGGCTTATGACCGTAAAACAGGCGAAGAACTTTGGAAGTACCCAAATACCTTTGTAGGGGTTCAGGGTTCACATAAAGGACCTGCATTTCCACAGACTGGTTTGATTCGTGGTTCCTATGGTCCGCTAACAAGTATTAAACTTCCAGCGCCCATTGGCAATGCCTGGATTTTTACCACTAATGTTGGTGAATGGCATGTATTAACTGAAGAAGGATTTTACCTGACCAATCTCTTTAATGGTGATTACCTGAATTGGAAGTGGCCTGCAAAACCTGAATATGGTGCGAATATGAATGGAGCCCCGTCCGGTGGTGGTGGAGAGGACTTTGGTGGCTATGTGCAAGTTACCGAGGATGGCAAAGTTTATGCACAAAGTGGTCACACGGCTTTTTGGAACCTTGAATTAAAAGGCTTTGACAAAACAGAGCGCTTAGCTGTTACCAGTGTGAAGGTGACGACTGAAGACTTCCAAAAGGCGGCGGATCTAACCATAAAAATGGCAAAGGCAAAGTATGAACCTTCTATTTACAAGATCATGAAGTACACACCTGGTGCTTATTACGCCAACCTAAATGCTGACTTTAAGGGACAAGAACAAATAAAATTCAATAAAACTAAGCACACTCATGTGAAAGTTGCGGCATCCTATGATGACAAGAATCTTTACGTGGGCTGGCAAGTGAAAGATAAAACACCATGGGTTAACGGTGCAGAAGAGGCGCAATACATGTATGGCCGTGGTGATACTGTGGATTTACAAATTCAGGCGGCTGATTACAAGGGAAAGAAGGCCTATCAACGCCTATCTATCGGTAACTTGAAAGGCAAAGATACAGCTGTTCTCTACCGTGAAAAATCTGCGGAGAAAAAGCCCATGTCCTTCAGTTCTGGTGTGATTACCGACTTCCCGGTTGATTATGTCGCTGTTGAAGGATCCGTAAAAGTTCAAAGTACGGTTCGTGGAGAAAACTATTGGGTACAAGCCTCCATTCCATGGTCTGTTCTAGGTATTCAGCTCAAGAAGGGCGATAAACTTAAAGTTGACTTTGGTGTTACTTACGGCGATGCCAAAGGAACTGACACAGTACTGCGCAATCACTGGAGCAACAAAAGTACTGGATTGGTAAACGACGAGGTCTTTGAGTTAAAACTTGATCCTAAGAATTGGGGAGAATTAAATGTTCAATAAAAAAATCATATTAGCAACGTCCTTAAGTTTGGCGTTTTGGGGATGTCAGAGTCCTGATAAAAAAACTCAAATTAAGCTTTCTGAATCCCCTTCTGTAGAAATGCCCAGTAAGGATACTAATCAAGCACCTATAGCGATTCCACTCGTTCTTGAAAAAGACAGTCATGTGACCATGGTGATTGAAGATCAACAGGGAACACGTGTACGCAACATACTCAAAGATCAGTTTTTTAAAGCGGGTTCTCACTGGGTGTATTGGGATGGTATGGATGATCATGGCCGTGCCAATATTGGGCCCCATGGGAACTATACCCAAACGGGTCGCCTAGTTGATCCAGGGCAATACACGGTCCGTACCTTGATTCATGACAAGATTGACATCACCTATGAGTTTACACCCTATAGTCCTACAAACCCGAGCTGGCGAAATGCCGATGCCTCGGGCCAATGGTTGGCGGATCACACCCCACCAAGTTCTGTTCTCTATCTACCATCCAGTCAGCAAATGTTGATTGGCAGTTCATTAGCAGAAGGAGCACATGGCATTGTGTGGACGGATTTATCTGGTAAAAAGATTCGTGGTGCCCAAGGCATTGGCGGTGGCTGGGCCGGCGCAGTGCGTTTAACGCTGGATAAAGCCGGGCAGGACAAAAATGTTTTAGCCTACGGCTTAGGTGCCTCAAGACACGGTGAGGTTTCTATTGTTGCCATTGGCGAAGAGGCAAATAAAACACTTTTTAACCGCAAAGAAAAAATTAAACACCATAAAAGTCATTACATCGTGGATTACCCTGTTGCGGGCTTAGCGGTTTATAAAAAAATGGCGGTGATTTCTTATCCATTGCGTAAAGAACTTGCCTTTTTTGATGTCTCTAGTGGCAAAAATCTGAGTCAGCCAAACTTTGTTCATAAAATGGAAGATCCCCGTGGCCTCGCCTTTGACGCCAAGGGTAATTTATTTGTTTTAGATGCCAAGCAGTTGACTCAATTCAAAGTCGATGGTGAAAAATTGGTTCAAGTAAACGTACTCAATACGAAAGATTTATCAGATCCACAAGAGTTGATCATTGATGAGAATGGCGATTTTTATATTTCAGATCACGGTGATGTTCATCAGGTCAAAGTATTCAATGCCCAAGGAAAATTGCTTCGCACAATTGGTACTTCCGGTAAACCGAGTGTCGGTAAATACGACGAAACAAAAATGCATTACCCCATGGGCTTGACCCTTACACCTTCTGGTGAACTTTGGGTTGCTGAAGAAGATTACCAACCCAAGCGTGTGAGCATTTGGTCAAAAGAAGGTACTTTTAAAAAGGCTTTCTACGGTTCTACCGAATATGGTGGAGGCGGAAAAATTGATCCTTTAGATAAGACGCGCTTCTACTATTTCGGTATGGAGTTTAAACTCGATTGGGAAAAGGGAACAGATAAAATAACAAATATTTTCTATCGTCGAGATAACCCAAACAATATCCCATTCTCAAACTCTAAAGGGGATTTAGCGGGTAACCCTGAGACTCCAGTTTATATTAATGGTCGTCAATATATGACCAATACCTATACGGGACATCCGACTATGGGGCCGGTTACGGCTGCGATTTGGTTGATGGAAGATGGTATTGCGAAGCCTGTAGCGGCACTTGGGCAAGCCAATTATCAGTCCTTATTCAAAACAGAAGCTTATAAAAATAAAATACCCGCTGGGCATGACATTACTGTGCCAACGAATCAGCAATGGACATACGATCGCACGAAGCCCTATGAAAATTCAGTGATTTATGCCTGGTCTGATTTGAATGATGACCAAAAGATCCAAGTGAATGAGGTGCAATTCAAAGCAGGTAAAGTGGGTGCCTTGAATCAAGATGAGCAACTTAATTTTTACACAGCTGATGCTCTTAAAATTGCCGTTTCGGACATCGACGACAAAGGTGTGCCACATTATGATTTAAAAGGCGCGCAACGCTTTAGTCCATGGGGGATTCCTATCCCCTATACGGTCCTTATTCCAGGCAGTAATGGTGATGTGGCTTTTAATGGCCACGTTGAGTTATTGCCCAACGGCAAACCCTATCACTCCGTTAGTGGCATCACAGCTGATGGTCGTCGTTGGTATTACCCAAATCAATGGGGTGGCTTACATGCTTCTCAGAGTTATCCGATTAATCGCCAACCCAAGCCTGGTGACATCATTGGTACAACAAAAGTTATTGGAACTACCTTCAAGGTCAGTCAGGATAAAGAAGAACTTTGGGCCTTAAATGCCAATTCAGGTCAAATTTATCTTTTCACAACGGATGGCTTGTTTGTGACCGCACTCTTTAAACACGGTTATTTTGCCAAGCCCAACCCTTTAAGAGCCGAGCGTGGCATCGTCATGGATGATTATACCAGTGATGGTGAAGGCTTTTGGCAAACCATTACCAAAACATCCGATGGGAATGTCTATGTTCAAGCAATGAACCACACGAGTTCGATTAATCGTGTCAATGGTTTGAATAGCTTGCAGCGCGTACCTTTACAGACAATCAATGTAAGTAAAACAGAATTAGATGATTGTTTGGCTTGGTTCTCCAAAGCAGAAGCACAACGCCAGGCAGCTTTGGGTAAAAAATCCGCAAAAGTAGCGATTCGTCAAGATGAGATTGTTTTGGATGGCAATTTAGATGATTGGGCTGGAGCCGATTGGCTGGCGATTGATGATCGTACTTGGGGGACCATGCGTCTATCAGGGGACAAGCTATACCTCGCCTATAAAACCCTTCACAAAAACTTAGTGAAGAACTCGGGTGGCGATCCTTGGCAAGGTATGTTCAAGACCGGCGGAGCTTTAGATCTGATGATTTCGACTTCTGGAAATGACAAGCGTCATCCTAAATCAGGGGACCAACGTCTTTTAATGAGTGAGGTCAATGGCAAGCTCAGAGCTGTTCATTACGAGCAGAAATCAAAGCGCCAAGGTCACGCGAGTGAAATTGCATCGCCAAATCGTACCGTGAAATTTGATTATATTGCTGATGTGAGTGAACACATTCAATGGGTACAAGGCAAAACTAAGGTCGCTCATCACGATACCAATGTGGTTTTTGGTACAAAAGTTCAGCTTCGCAATGGTGATGCATACGAAGTGGCAGTTCCACTGTCGCTCTTGGCCTTGAATCCACAGGAACAAAAAATTACGGGTGATATCGGTGTGCTCTTAGGTAATGGCAATACCACAACACGTCGTCTCTATTGGAGTAATAAAAATACCGTGATGCTCTTTGATGCACCGGAAGAATCTCTTTTAAAACCAGCCTTATGGGGCGAGCTTAAACTGAAAGTAGAAAAGAAATTGAGTTTTGAAGAGATGCTTATCGAACGCGGCGATGCGGTGGACTTATACACTGGTGTGGCGGGTAACTTAGATATAAAGAATAATCAAGCGCAAATTCTATGGTCGGGTAAAGGGACCCTGAGAGACAGTAAGATAGGCCGTTCGGGCTTCGTGATCTTCCGCCCTTACGCCAAGGACTGGTTTAGCGATGATGTCCCATTAGTAAAACTAAGCGACAAGATTGACTTTAAGTATCATAAAATTGGACGTTTTAATGACGGTCTTTATGCTGGCAGTAAAGTCAAAAAGATCAACATGAGTTTAGATGGTAAATCACTTGCAGAGCCAAAGGGAATTCTCGGTGGTTGCTTGTGGAATCGACAAAAGAAAGCCCAAGTAGGCTATTGGGATTTTGAGGCGAAAGATGATAAGCTCCATCAAATGACCATCATCATTGATCAATCCGGTCAACAAAACTTTAGCTTAACAAATGCCAAGGGTGAAGAACGTGAATTGATCCAACTTAAAGGTGATGAAAGCCTCTGTGTGATTCAGTTTAACTTTTCGGGGAAAGTACGTTTGAACTTAAAGCAAGCGCCATACACAGATCAAGAGATTGCTGAGAAAAAGCGAAAGCCAGCAGTAATC is from Lentisphaera profundi and encodes:
- a CDS encoding PQQ-binding-like beta-propeller repeat protein; protein product: MKAYQYTVMIILCLFSTQVMATPTENYGFNALPADGNIKIDGKSDDWDLSQSIFICNDVHLYAETYAMRFAAQYDNKYLYLLGYWYDKTPLNNPGQVSADHGWLGDSLQVRIMTGERKTAKVTHVTAWRGVGGGDIVTFQYGDMAVKGKKVVIKNAKLNGVLQAFGVRKDGSGYVQELTIPWELITKDKKALVKGDRLKLAAEANFTLDNGTRLTIKGNWNPDGPIDRIFTYRSLAPWGYATLADKAAAKPLDVRLGDGRTFPTIMNGKEPSIDWTGLKEEVKSDGFKNVTVNAPADGYVSTVIKDKDGKIVRHLANNQKVKKGENVLSWDVLSTPNFETLGMPIKPGTYSVHSLWHPEYEIMWRGWAGSSAQTPWENGPKTNWGGDHGSPTAIATGDKGVFLGWFKSESGRALVATDFDGKVMWRKKFGGMSSVKGLATAGDIVFVLGGPSRGKSANGAAVYKMDQSTGLYKEWAGSPAAELAIDKLSDDPQLQEATAIAAFADRFYLSFSQANKVRAYDSKSGKQLAEYDVPKPAQISCDPQGNLYVLSGGDYTLDPNGYNGIHEPAIVESQSIYKLDTTTKKATKLTFAGLKNACGIYVDKTGDVYVGIREPVNQVYVYNAKGNILKKIGQQGGRPLTGPWNQNGMRFVSGVAIDKNNQLWVCEADNHPLRFSRWDVKTGAFSKEFFGPTNYGARGAAINPEDPNKMMGISAEWELDPKTQTFKCLGVITRKPTANSVALKASNGRVYFISTTEWRSGDIDIFERLGDGDFVKRASFTYEGKRLFGQKKKIDASVPQKTHYWADQNGDGKEQANEVTTVDCILHFNPWNLHVWNDFTFYSAEKAFPLKGFTKCNAPIFDIKNPEIMPVAGVGSLNSDVMLSYSRKDWGKYNSWYTAYDRKTGEELWKYPNTFVGVQGSHKGPAFPQTGLIRGSYGPLTSIKLPAPIGNAWIFTTNVGEWHVLTEEGFYLTNLFNGDYLNWKWPAKPEYGANMNGAPSGGGGEDFGGYVQVTEDGKVYAQSGHTAFWNLELKGFDKTERLAVTSVKVTTEDFQKAADLTIKMAKAKYEPSIYKIMKYTPGAYYANLNADFKGQEQIKFNKTKHTHVKVAASYDDKNLYVGWQVKDKTPWVNGAEEAQYMYGRGDTVDLQIQAADYKGKKAYQRLSIGNLKGKDTAVLYREKSAEKKPMSFSSGVITDFPVDYVAVEGSVKVQSTVRGENYWVQASIPWSVLGIQLKKGDKLKVDFGVTYGDAKGTDTVLRNHWSNKSTGLVNDEVFELKLDPKNWGELNVQ
- a CDS encoding type II secretion system protein; the protein is MRKKQVSLIEILVVVAIIGILASLLLPALGKARDTSRKAVCKNNLKQLSLATISYEMDFESLPALGGNSAPWYGAHTADAMLMLYEDYLGGGLQGESSIKNAVKFNPPSFYICPSNPKESYWSGRYGSYGLFAGSSNDIKMSMADAQTGFSSMANASVNGPWGTSPAMWADMSFIGDSSPYGTTADTNHAKGGVPNGSNVSHLDGSVSWYRYYGADVPTEKSLAKSPINGQVLQPITSFFFYNDGTGNINTSIRAGGTLVTGRSMFDYGSL